CACGATCGAGCCCTTCGACCTGCAGCAGAAGGGGAAGTACGACGTCGTCATCGACCGCCTCACGCACTGGTACTTCCCGACGCGGGAGTGGATCAAGAAGTCGGTGATCATGGACGGGCTCTACGTGTTCAACAATCCGTGGAGCGTCCAGTCGATGGAGAAGCACTCCACCTACTGCGCGATGATGCGGCTGGGTCTTCCGGTTCCGCGGACGTGGCTCCTCCCGCCCAAGTCCTACGACCCGCAGGACGATCTGGCGGTCACCCTGAAACGCTACGCGCGGCTCTTCGACCTTCCCGCCGTGGCGCACGACCTGGGTTATCCCGTGTTCATGAAGCCCTACGACGGCGGCGGCTGGCGCGGCGTGTCGAGGATCGGGGACGACGAGGCGCTCGGCGCCGCCTACGATGAGAGCGGCAAGTTCGTCATGCACCTGCAGCAGGGGGTGGAGCACGACCGCTTCGTCCGCTGCATCGGACTGGGCCCCCAGACGCGCGCCGTCCTCTACGACCCCGGCGCCGCCGCCCACGACCGCTACACCGTCGAGCGAGACCGCCTGGAGCCTTCGGATGCCGGGGCGATCCGGGACACGACGCTCACGATCAACGCGTTTTTCGGGTGGGACTTCAACTCGTGCGAGGTGCTTCGCAGCGGCGGACGGTGGATGCCGATCGACTTCGCGAACCCCTGTCCGGATTCGCAGGTCACCTCGCTCCACTACCACTTTCCTTGGCTCATCAAGGCGAACCTCCGCTGGTCCCTTTTCTGCGCAGCGACCCGGCGCACGATGCGCATCAACCTCGACTGGCGGCCGTTCTTCGACGCCTGCCGCCCGGAAATGTCGGTCGGAGAAAAGGTCCGGGCTTGCGCCCGGATCGCGGAGGCGCGGTTCGAGACCGACCGGTTCGTGGAGTTCTGCGGGACGCACCTCGCGGAACTCGACGAGGTGGCCGACGAGTTCTTCGGCAGCGAGGCGGCCCGCGACGCGGTGCGCGCGAAGGTGGCCTCGCTCTACCCCGATCACGAGATCGAGGAGTTCACCGCGCTCTTCCTCCACCGCATACAGGCGGCCCGCCGGGAGGAACCCCCCGGCTCCGTGCCGATTCTCGCCTCATGAAACTCAACGCCAGTTGGTGGTCGCACCGCCTCGGCCAGGAGGTCAACGTCGCGCGCTGGGGCGAGGTCGGCGTGCCCTTCCTCATGTTCCCGACCGCCGGAGGAGACGCGGAGGAGATCGAGCGCTTCCTCGTCATCGACACGGTCGCGGACTACCTGGCGGACGGCCGGATCAAGGTCTATTCGTGCGACAGCGTGGCGGGCCGCGTCATGCTCGGACGCGAGGGGACGCCGGAACACCGCATGACCGTCCTCGACCGGTTTCAGGAGTTCGTCTACCGCGAGTTCGTCCCCATGATCCGCGAGGACTGCAACGATCCCGGGATCGAGGTCATCGTCGCGGGCTCCTCGATCGGCGCGTTCAACGCGCTCGCCATGCTGTGCCGGTTCCCCGACGCCTTCTCGCACGCCGTGTGCATGAGCGGCACGTATGACCTCCAGCGCTTTCTGAAACACGAGACCGGGGCCGAAGCGAGAGCCACTGGCGACTTCTACCGCGCGTCGCCCGTACACCACTTGCCGCAACTCGCGGGCGAGACGCTGGACCGGCTGCGCCAGCGCTTCGTCCTCCTCGCCTCCGGGCGCGGGCGGGCGGAGGACATCGGCGAGTCCTGGCGCGCGGCCTCGCTCCTGGGGCGGAAGGGCGTGCCGAACCGCGTCGACGACTGGGGCGAGGAGTGGCACCACGACTGGCCCACGTGGCGCCACATGCTCGTACGCTACCTCGACGAGCTGCTCCCGGCTCCCTAGCGGGGGCCGCCGGCCGCTAGTCGCCTTCCTCCGGCGCTTCCGAGCGCTGGAGAACGAGGAAGGCCAGCGGCGGGAGGTCGACGGGAAGCGAGGCGGGACGCGCGTGGTGCGGGACGTCCTCCGCGCGAACCGGAAGCGCCGTGCGCCCGCCCCCGCCGAACTCCGGGTCGCCGCTGTCGAGGAGGACGCGGTACGGGCCGGCTTCGGGAAGGGCGACCCGATACCCCGGCCACGCGGTGGCGGAGAAATTTGCCACCACGACGACGGCCCCCTCCCACTCCGGTCGCCACCGCAGGTAGCTCAGCACGCTGCGCTTCGCGTCGTGCACGTCCAGCCACTCGAAGCCTTCCGGCGCGTGGTCCAGGGCGTGTAGCGCGGGTTCGCCTCGGTAGAGACGGTTCAGCGCGCGCACCCAGCGCTGGAGCCCGCGGTGCATCGCGTGCGCCGGGTTCGCTGACGCATCCAGCAGACTCCAGTCCAGCGCGCCGTCTTCGTTCCATTCCCGCCGCTCTCCGATCTCCCCTCCCATGAACAGGAGCTTGGCCCCCGGGTGCGTCCACATGTAGCCGAGGAGGAGGCGGAGGCCGGCGAACTTCTCCTCGTCCATCCCCGGCACCTTCTCCAACAGAGAACGCTTGAGGTGAACGACTTCATCGTGCGACAGGGGAAGGAGATGTCGTTCCGTGTGCGCGTAGTGAAGCGAGAACGTCAGGCGCCGGTGCAGGCGGGGCCGCCGCTCCGGCGGAGCGGCCAGGACGCGGAGCGTGTCGTTCATCCATCCCATGTTCCACTTGAAGTCGAACCCGAGCCCGTCCTCGTCCGCGGGCGCTGTCACGCCGGGCCACGCGCTGCTCTCCTCCGCGAACAGAAGGACGCCGGGAAAGCGGTCGTGGACCATCTCCGACAGCGTCCTGAGGAAGGCGATCGCGCCGAGGTTCTCCCGTCCCCCGAGTTCGTTCGGCTCCCACTCCCCCTCTTCGCGCGAGTAGTCGAGGTGGAGCATCGACGCCACCGCATCGACGCGCAGGCCGTCCGCGTGGTAACGCTCGATCCAGTAGCGCGCGCTCGAGAGAAGGAAGGAGACGACCTCCGGCCGGCCGAAGTCGAAGGCGAGCGTGCCCCAGTCCGGATGAACGGCCCGCGACTCCTCCCCGATCTCGTAGAGGGGCGCCCCATCGAACGTCCTCAGGCCGTGGAGGTCGGGGCCGAAATGGCCCGGCACCCAGTCGAGCACGACGCCCAGCCCCAGGCGGTGGGCCTCATCGACGAAATGCGCGAAGTCCTCCGGAGGGCCGTAGCGGGAGGTGGGGGCGAAGTACCCGACCGTCTGGTATCCCCAGCTCCCGTCGTACGGGTGTTCCATGACGGGGAGGAGTTCGATGTGG
This DNA window, taken from Candidatus Palauibacter scopulicola, encodes the following:
- a CDS encoding alpha/beta hydrolase-fold protein produces the protein MKLNASWWSHRLGQEVNVARWGEVGVPFLMFPTAGGDAEEIERFLVIDTVADYLADGRIKVYSCDSVAGRVMLGREGTPEHRMTVLDRFQEFVYREFVPMIREDCNDPGIEVIVAGSSIGAFNALAMLCRFPDAFSHAVCMSGTYDLQRFLKHETGAEARATGDFYRASPVHHLPQLAGETLDRLRQRFVLLASGRGRAEDIGESWRAASLLGRKGVPNRVDDWGEEWHHDWPTWRHMLVRYLDELLPAP
- the glgB gene encoding 1,4-alpha-glucan branching protein GlgB; translation: MRWQIEHEKSSTPPGPLQTPAPDPSFPLKAADFEAFRAGRESALHDLLGAHPCERGGEPGTRFAVWAPRARGVSVVGSFNAWDGAAHPMSPVDDAGVWERFLPGVGPGDLYKFQVRSAADEAADEAPDGPSLAVDKADPLGRAAEVRPGTASRVASTAPYAWTDAAWVETRRGRAAPDVPISIYEVHPGSWRRHADGSWLGYRALARELLPYAADLGFTHIELLPVMEHPYDGSWGYQTVGYFAPTSRYGPPEDFAHFVDEAHRLGLGVVLDWVPGHFGPDLHGLRTFDGAPLYEIGEESRAVHPDWGTLAFDFGRPEVVSFLLSSARYWIERYHADGLRVDAVASMLHLDYSREEGEWEPNELGGRENLGAIAFLRTLSEMVHDRFPGVLLFAEESSAWPGVTAPADEDGLGFDFKWNMGWMNDTLRVLAAPPERRPRLHRRLTFSLHYAHTERHLLPLSHDEVVHLKRSLLEKVPGMDEEKFAGLRLLLGYMWTHPGAKLLFMGGEIGERREWNEDGALDWSLLDASANPAHAMHRGLQRWVRALNRLYRGEPALHALDHAPEGFEWLDVHDAKRSVLSYLRWRPEWEGAVVVVANFSATAWPGYRVALPEAGPYRVLLDSGDPEFGGGGRTALPVRAEDVPHHARPASLPVDLPPLAFLVLQRSEAPEEGD